In Hymenobacter sublimis, a single genomic region encodes these proteins:
- a CDS encoding T9SS type A sorting domain-containing protein, translated as MKPFYSHLARTLLLATALLLGTGARATWAASAPIYSNTGNDGARVTRTCTTFLGLTTCFGEITNPELATDNDFNSAAVMNVPASALAGSVRLRMNLATTAPANYRAGVLVERSGTILNLLSLNTANLIVVRTYLRNGTTSTLQEERAVDASVASTLLGSNTGKIRLEFLASKSFNQIEVEAASALSLGYDLKVYYAYAIDANVITSAKGYASRFENAGTTNYSTGVVKNGITVCVNSNVTNPLNAVDKSLTNFATMKSVADLSCPSTLQTQLEGTAPAGYQAGFVLGSGSLLDATVLDGLRVTTYLGGVPQESATGANLLNLEVLGNQQYNVSFPTTKPYDRVEIQQTKLLSVLDDLRVFYGFGLEPRVFRDLQPRISEFVEPAGNYQVNGSVVCVNCSVQNPQNAADRDKTTNYATVRTALSVGGTTRLKLRLDGPGLAGNVAGAVLGLGTGLLDANLLSNIRINTYTGSHSATGSGTTGAELVESAVGSSLLSVEVLADGRQEVSFRTTRDFDWVEIELTNGVALLDNTQVYYGFAEDRPMGFPSSITAPAPLPVQLVGFSARATGSTVNLVWQTASELNSKLFLVERSLRATADFEPIGQVEAAGTSTTTRQYTLRDAEAGAQQVPMLYYRLRQVDLDGKETYSAVVPVSLKTASLAFAVYPNPASAADNIQATVPALPEGNYQLFIYNMQGGLVSQQKVTGQLLEISALHLRAGLYQLVLGDATGQRLATQRLVIRGQ; from the coding sequence ATGAAGCCCTTCTACTCACACCTTGCTCGTACGTTGTTGCTGGCAACAGCGCTACTCCTTGGCACCGGGGCACGCGCCACGTGGGCTGCTAGCGCCCCCATCTACTCTAACACCGGAAACGACGGGGCCCGCGTAACGCGTACCTGCACCACTTTTCTGGGCCTGACCACGTGCTTCGGCGAAATTACCAACCCCGAATTAGCTACGGATAACGACTTCAACTCGGCGGCAGTTATGAACGTTCCCGCCTCGGCGCTGGCGGGCTCGGTGCGGCTACGCATGAACTTAGCAACTACGGCGCCCGCTAATTACCGGGCCGGCGTACTGGTAGAGCGTAGCGGTACCATCTTGAACCTCTTGTCGTTAAATACGGCCAACCTGATTGTTGTCCGGACCTATCTGCGCAACGGCACTACCTCTACCCTGCAGGAGGAAAGAGCGGTGGATGCTTCCGTTGCTTCCACGCTGCTGGGTAGTAACACGGGCAAGATTCGGCTGGAGTTTCTGGCCAGCAAATCCTTCAACCAAATTGAGGTAGAAGCGGCTTCGGCCCTAAGCCTGGGCTACGATTTGAAGGTGTATTATGCTTACGCCATCGACGCTAACGTAATTACTTCGGCAAAAGGCTACGCTTCCCGTTTTGAGAATGCCGGGACGACTAACTACAGCACGGGTGTTGTTAAGAATGGCATCACGGTCTGTGTGAACTCTAATGTTACCAATCCGCTCAACGCCGTTGACAAGAGCCTAACCAACTTCGCCACTATGAAGTCGGTGGCTGACCTGAGCTGCCCTTCTACCTTGCAAACGCAACTGGAAGGCACTGCGCCAGCCGGCTACCAGGCCGGATTTGTGCTAGGCAGCGGAAGCCTGCTTGATGCTACCGTGCTCGATGGCCTGCGCGTTACCACGTACTTAGGCGGCGTGCCACAGGAGTCGGCGACCGGTGCTAACCTGCTGAACCTGGAAGTACTGGGTAACCAGCAGTACAACGTCAGCTTCCCAACTACCAAGCCCTACGACCGGGTAGAGATTCAGCAAACCAAGCTGTTGAGCGTGCTGGACGATTTGCGGGTGTTCTACGGTTTCGGCCTGGAGCCCCGTGTGTTCCGCGACTTGCAGCCCCGTATATCGGAGTTTGTGGAGCCGGCCGGCAACTATCAGGTGAACGGCAGCGTGGTATGCGTGAACTGCTCGGTGCAAAACCCACAAAACGCCGCCGACCGTGACAAGACCACTAACTATGCTACCGTACGTACGGCGTTGAGCGTAGGCGGCACTACCCGCCTCAAGCTCCGCCTCGATGGGCCGGGCCTCGCCGGCAACGTAGCGGGAGCCGTGCTGGGCCTGGGCACCGGGCTGCTTGATGCCAACTTGCTTTCTAACATCCGAATCAACACGTACACGGGTAGCCACAGCGCCACCGGAAGCGGTACTACCGGCGCCGAGCTGGTAGAAAGCGCCGTGGGTAGTTCTTTGCTGAGCGTAGAAGTGCTGGCCGATGGTCGTCAGGAAGTTTCCTTCCGCACCACCCGCGACTTTGACTGGGTTGAAATTGAGCTGACCAATGGCGTGGCGCTGCTCGACAATACGCAGGTATACTACGGTTTTGCGGAGGACCGGCCCATGGGCTTCCCCTCCAGCATCACGGCGCCGGCACCCTTGCCCGTGCAGCTCGTGGGTTTCAGTGCCCGGGCTACTGGTAGCACCGTGAACTTAGTATGGCAAACGGCCAGCGAGCTGAACAGCAAGCTGTTTTTAGTGGAGCGCTCCTTACGGGCTACTGCTGACTTCGAGCCCATTGGCCAGGTAGAGGCGGCTGGCACTTCCACCACAACCCGGCAGTATACCCTGCGCGACGCGGAGGCCGGCGCCCAGCAGGTTCCCATGCTGTACTACCGCCTGCGCCAAGTGGACCTGGACGGAAAAGAAACCTACTCGGCCGTTGTGCCCGTGAGCCTCAAAACCGCCAGCCTTGCTTTTGCCGTGTACCCAAACCCAGCTTCCGCCGCCGATAACATTCAGGCCACCGTACCCGCCTTGCCGGAAGGAAACTACCAGTTGTTTATCTACAACATGCAAGGTGGCCTGGTAAGCCAGCAAAAAGTGACGGGGCAGCTCCTGGAGATTTCGGCGCTACACCTACGCGCTGGCCTCTACCAGTTGGTGCTCGGCGACGCCACCGGCCAGCGTTTGGCCACCCAACGCCTAGTAATACGAGGGCAATAA
- a CDS encoding sigma-54-dependent transcriptional regulator, producing MSVSLPVSIFIVEDNAWYGELLEYKLAQNPDYVIRRFTTAQACLDNLSDKPDIITLDYSLPDGQGDQVLRQIKERLPDVAVIAISGQEDVRTAIGLLRQGAFDYLVKDEETADRLWNTVGNIRKQLELRQENTRLKEQIGQKYDPQRAILGESPQIKQLYTLIDKAARTNITVSISGETGTGKELVAKAIHFRSDRRDGAFVAVNVAAIPRDLLESELFGHEKGSFTGAISRRIGRFEEAHKGTLFLDEISEMDLGLQAKLLRVLQEREVSRVGGNTRVPFDARLMVATHRDLGQEVKEGRFREDLYYRLLGLPIVLSPLRERGDDILLLADAFLKDFCSQNNMATCSLSGAAQQKLLHYTFPGNVRELKAVVELAAVLAEDDEIQPQDLPLRHGAADTAAPDIMPNESLRTQMAAIVQRYLDVHNGNILQVAAKLQIGKSTIYRMVQNNEIRIR from the coding sequence ATGAGCGTATCTTTACCTGTTTCCATCTTTATTGTCGAGGACAATGCATGGTACGGTGAGCTACTTGAGTACAAGCTGGCTCAGAACCCGGATTATGTTATCCGTCGGTTTACTACCGCGCAGGCTTGCTTGGATAACCTAAGCGACAAGCCCGATATTATCACCCTCGACTACTCCCTACCCGATGGGCAGGGCGACCAGGTGCTCCGCCAGATCAAGGAGCGCCTGCCCGATGTGGCAGTTATTGCTATTTCCGGCCAGGAGGACGTGCGCACGGCCATTGGGTTGCTGCGTCAGGGAGCCTTCGACTACCTGGTGAAGGATGAGGAAACTGCCGACCGCCTCTGGAATACCGTGGGCAACATCCGCAAGCAGCTAGAGCTGCGCCAGGAAAACACCCGCCTCAAGGAGCAAATTGGGCAGAAGTACGACCCACAACGCGCCATTCTGGGCGAGAGCCCCCAGATTAAGCAGCTCTACACCCTCATTGATAAAGCGGCCCGCACGAACATTACGGTTTCCATTAGCGGGGAAACGGGCACCGGCAAAGAACTGGTAGCCAAGGCCATTCACTTCCGCTCTGACCGCCGCGACGGAGCCTTTGTGGCCGTAAATGTGGCCGCCATTCCGCGCGATTTACTGGAGAGCGAGCTGTTCGGGCACGAGAAAGGCTCGTTTACCGGCGCTATCAGCCGCCGAATCGGACGGTTTGAGGAGGCTCACAAGGGCACCTTGTTCCTGGACGAAATTTCTGAAATGGACCTGGGCCTGCAAGCCAAGCTGCTGCGGGTGCTGCAGGAACGGGAAGTATCGCGCGTGGGCGGCAACACCCGTGTACCGTTCGACGCCCGCCTGATGGTAGCTACCCACCGCGACTTGGGCCAAGAAGTAAAAGAAGGCCGTTTCCGCGAGGACTTGTACTACCGGCTGCTGGGCTTGCCCATTGTGTTGTCGCCGCTGCGGGAGCGGGGCGACGATATTTTGCTGCTGGCCGATGCTTTCCTGAAGGATTTCTGCTCCCAGAATAACATGGCCACCTGCTCGCTGTCTGGGGCAGCGCAGCAGAAGCTCTTGCACTATACCTTTCCCGGCAACGTGCGCGAGCTGAAAGCGGTGGTAGAGCTAGCCGCCGTGCTGGCCGAAGACGACGAGATTCAGCCCCAGGATTTGCCCTTGCGCCACGGCGCCGCGGATACGGCCGCCCCCGACATCATGCCCAATGAGTCGTTGCGGACGCAGATGGCAGCCATTGTGCAGCGCTACCTCGATGTACACAACGGAAATATTCTGCAGGTAGCGGCCAAACTGCAAATCGGGAAGTCCACCATTTATCGTATGGTTCAGAACAACGAGATCCGTATTCGCTGA
- a CDS encoding PAS domain S-box protein, protein MSSIGIRHLARQLRVTQKAWQQAQHETSEARRQVAELKARSLAAAEQATALLETMSTAILAEDQDHGITLLNQRLCDLFSLPHPPRHYLGKHSSLLYQESRAQLQDEQAVRTRNQQLQAGQERVSGEIFRLRNGIIVQQDYLPVVQNGVTMLHIWSYEDVTVRQQAQERVQELSRLAEQSPQPIIRFNREAVAQYANPAANPALTALYQPAGAEIVRLLRQEIALALSSGQLRTVEKRLGDEFYLWTIAPLLQEQEANVYLTTITARRRAEAELVRNQLFTARINDTVPNIVFLFDMDTRAVLYSNRQTEQMLGYTEAEIREMGPQLATLLVHPEDLPDLERKQEEMLRLEEGQVAHSEYRFKHRNGEWRWLSLKSTCFTRHPDGTVWQAVGSAADVTKRRIIEEELRQSRLFVERVTNTTPNLIYIYDVRMRSNVYCNRFVETMLGYSQEDLLNMSPSLMASLMPIAEARRVQQHFEEVTRVADGVILHLEFFLSHRNGSIRWLRISSTPFERDERGRVHKIVGSAEDITRWKIADEQRRSANRRLAEQNRLFRQVIDTVPNLIYLKDGNGNYILANQSTAHLYGLSNDALLQTPAAWLQEQFPDLVRYQAQDELVIQSRQEVAHEDTFTDAQGEVHWFNSVKRPFILADGTVQVLGVDNDITELKRTGQALQQAKEAAEQNAQSRQTFLTNMSHEIRTPMNGIMGLAELLSKTDLTDEQRQYLHHIRHSAENLLVIINDILDMAQLGAGRVRLESMPFDLQEVLKASCQALMPKAAEKGISLRLQLAPGTTPAWVQGDPYRLRQILLNLLSNAIKFTDKGHVLLTCRRVSTPTAEPEYQFSVLDTGIGISEDQLQQLFEPFTQAEASTAREYGGSGLGLSISRGLVELLGGELTAESRLHHGSTFRFTLGFGAATPPTASSAAPAPDYQRLRGRRVLLTEDNRVNQLLVQVMLRGWGLHVDTASSGSEALALFRQHQYDVVLMDIQMPGMDGVATTHLLREHPDPVRAATPVVALTAHAMHGEAERYQKAGLDAYLSKPFKQEALFHTIANLLDLDDAATPPPAAEVVEEPTPALPPGKLYDMSSLRQFTNNDETFIRRLANLFISTTPPVVEELEYHLQEQSLTKLGAAAHHLKSSVDGLQIQSLRTILRDLEAAAHAPATADWQSLAHGVQQVRQITDEVIRQLQQEFPAD, encoded by the coding sequence ATGAGTTCTATTGGTATCCGTCATTTGGCGCGCCAGCTGCGTGTAACCCAAAAAGCCTGGCAGCAGGCCCAACACGAAACAAGTGAGGCCCGCCGCCAAGTAGCCGAGCTCAAGGCTCGGTCGCTGGCAGCAGCGGAGCAGGCTACGGCCCTGTTGGAAACCATGAGCACGGCTATTCTGGCCGAGGACCAGGACCATGGCATTACGCTGCTTAACCAGCGCCTCTGCGACTTATTTAGTCTACCCCACCCGCCTCGGCACTACCTAGGTAAGCACTCCTCCCTGCTGTACCAGGAAAGCCGGGCCCAGCTGCAAGATGAGCAAGCCGTGCGCACCCGTAACCAGCAGTTGCAGGCGGGTCAGGAGCGGGTGAGCGGCGAGATTTTTCGGCTGCGCAACGGCATTATTGTGCAGCAAGATTACCTGCCTGTGGTGCAGAACGGCGTGACCATGCTCCATATCTGGAGCTACGAGGACGTGACAGTGCGCCAGCAGGCTCAGGAGCGGGTGCAGGAGCTTTCCCGCCTAGCTGAGCAGAGTCCCCAGCCCATTATTCGGTTTAACCGGGAGGCCGTGGCCCAGTATGCCAACCCCGCCGCCAACCCCGCCCTAACGGCCCTCTACCAGCCGGCAGGAGCGGAGATTGTGCGGCTGCTGCGCCAAGAAATTGCCCTGGCCCTGAGCAGCGGGCAGCTACGCACGGTAGAAAAACGCTTGGGCGACGAATTTTACCTCTGGACCATTGCCCCGCTGCTGCAGGAGCAGGAAGCCAACGTGTACCTGACCACCATTACCGCCCGGCGGCGGGCCGAGGCGGAGCTGGTGCGCAACCAGCTATTCACGGCTCGCATCAACGACACGGTACCTAACATCGTGTTCCTGTTTGATATGGACACCCGGGCCGTACTCTACAGCAACCGCCAAACCGAGCAAATGCTGGGCTACACGGAAGCTGAAATCCGGGAGATGGGCCCCCAGCTGGCTACCCTACTGGTGCACCCAGAAGATTTGCCGGACTTAGAGCGGAAGCAGGAAGAAATGCTGCGGCTCGAAGAAGGGCAGGTAGCTCACTCAGAATATCGGTTTAAGCACCGCAACGGAGAGTGGCGGTGGCTTAGCCTGAAGAGCACCTGCTTTACCCGCCACCCCGATGGTACCGTGTGGCAAGCAGTAGGCTCAGCCGCCGACGTGACGAAACGCCGTATCATAGAGGAAGAGCTGCGCCAAAGCCGCCTGTTTGTGGAGCGCGTCACCAACACTACTCCCAACCTCATTTACATCTATGATGTAAGAATGAGGTCGAATGTGTACTGCAACCGCTTCGTGGAAACGATGCTGGGCTACTCGCAGGAAGACTTGCTGAACATGAGCCCTAGCCTGATGGCTAGCCTAATGCCCATTGCCGAAGCCCGCCGGGTGCAGCAGCATTTCGAGGAAGTAACCCGGGTTGCGGATGGGGTTATTCTGCACCTGGAGTTTTTTCTTTCGCACCGCAACGGCTCCATCCGCTGGTTGCGCATTAGCAGTACGCCGTTTGAGCGGGATGAACGCGGCCGGGTTCATAAGATTGTGGGGTCGGCGGAGGACATTACCCGCTGGAAAATCGCCGACGAGCAGCGGCGCTCCGCCAACCGGCGACTAGCCGAACAAAACCGGCTGTTCCGGCAAGTAATTGACACGGTACCCAACCTTATCTACCTGAAAGACGGCAATGGCAACTACATTCTGGCCAACCAATCGACGGCCCACCTCTACGGCCTCAGCAACGATGCCCTGCTGCAAACGCCGGCCGCCTGGCTGCAGGAGCAATTCCCGGACCTGGTTCGCTACCAAGCACAGGATGAGCTAGTTATTCAGTCGCGCCAGGAGGTAGCCCACGAGGACACGTTTACTGATGCCCAGGGCGAGGTGCACTGGTTTAATTCCGTCAAGCGGCCGTTTATTCTGGCCGACGGCACCGTGCAGGTACTTGGGGTTGACAATGATATTACCGAGCTGAAGCGCACGGGTCAGGCCTTGCAGCAAGCCAAGGAAGCGGCCGAGCAGAACGCCCAGTCGCGCCAAACCTTCCTAACCAACATGAGCCACGAAATCCGCACGCCCATGAACGGCATCATGGGGCTGGCGGAGCTGCTGTCCAAAACCGACCTTACTGACGAGCAGCGGCAGTACTTGCACCACATCAGGCACTCGGCCGAGAACCTGCTGGTTATCATCAACGACATCCTCGACATGGCCCAGCTCGGCGCCGGTCGGGTTCGGCTCGAATCAATGCCCTTCGACTTGCAGGAAGTGTTGAAGGCCAGCTGCCAGGCCCTCATGCCCAAGGCAGCCGAGAAAGGCATCAGCTTGCGCCTGCAACTGGCCCCGGGCACTACCCCCGCCTGGGTACAAGGCGACCCGTACCGGCTGCGGCAAATTCTGCTGAACCTGCTTAGCAACGCCATCAAATTCACCGACAAGGGCCATGTGCTGCTTACCTGCCGCCGCGTCAGTACGCCCACGGCCGAGCCGGAATACCAGTTTTCGGTGCTGGATACGGGCATTGGTATTTCGGAAGACCAGTTGCAGCAGCTGTTTGAGCCCTTCACGCAGGCGGAGGCCAGCACAGCCCGCGAGTACGGAGGTTCGGGGCTGGGCCTGAGTATTTCGCGGGGCTTAGTTGAGCTACTGGGAGGCGAGCTGACCGCCGAAAGCCGCTTGCACCATGGCAGCACGTTCCGGTTTACGCTGGGCTTCGGGGCCGCTACCCCTCCAACTGCCAGCAGTGCCGCCCCGGCGCCGGATTACCAGCGCCTGCGCGGCCGCCGGGTGCTGCTCACCGAAGACAACCGCGTTAACCAATTGCTGGTGCAGGTTATGCTCCGGGGCTGGGGCCTGCACGTAGACACGGCCTCTTCCGGCTCGGAGGCGCTGGCCTTGTTCCGGCAGCACCAGTACGACGTAGTGCTGATGGACATTCAGATGCCCGGCATGGACGGCGTGGCGACTACCCACCTGCTGCGGGAACACCCCGACCCGGTCCGGGCTGCTACCCCCGTGGTAGCCCTCACGGCCCACGCCATGCATGGGGAGGCGGAGCGCTACCAAAAGGCTGGCCTCGACGCTTATCTTTCCAAACCCTTCAAGCAGGAAGCCCTGTTTCATACCATTGCCAACTTGCTTGACTTAGATGATGCTGCCACCCCACCTCCCGCCGCCGAAGTAGTGGAAGAGCCTACCCCTGCCCTACCCCCCGGCAAGCTCTATGACATGAGCAGCCTGCGCCAGTTCACCAACAACGATGAAACTTTTATCCGGCGCCTGGCCAATCTGTTCATCAGTACTACCCCGCCGGTAGTAGAGGAACTGGAGTACCACTTGCAGGAGCAGAGCCTAACCAAGCTCGGGGCAGCAGCTCACCACCTGAAAAGCTCCGTTGATGGCCTGCAGATTCAGTCGTTGCGCACCATCCTGCGTGATTTGGAGGCCGCCGCCCATGCCCCCGCCACCGCCGACTGGCAGAGCCTAGCGCACGGGGTGCAGCAGGTGCGCCAGATTACCGACGAGGTTATTCGCCAGCTTCAGCAGGAATTTCCCGCCGATTAG
- a CDS encoding flavin-containing monooxygenase, giving the protein MISSSEPVGSSAALHTLVIGAGQAGLAAAYYLRQAGVPFIVLDERAAVGEVWATRYDSLCLFSPAWASNLPGLAWPGEARRYPSKAEAAAYLQQYARHFQLPIETQQRVQVVRPIPGGYEVVTATGRRFEAKHVIVCTGPYSAPKVPEFSHALPASVVQLHSSAYQRPSHLAGTGPVGVVGSGNSALQIAADLAATGRPVWVAFDEGTPAMPNNTAMWALLLSTRMLQASRNSPVGRLMRSQPEPVVSADLKRLRRFPNVRFMGRALGATPEGALQGKTATTPALEAVIWATGFRPDYNWLQVPGALSPAGEPQHERGLSPVPGLAFLGLPWLHSRRSALMGGVGADAQFVVNHLVKKT; this is encoded by the coding sequence ATGATTTCTTCCTCTGAACCAGTGGGCTCTAGTGCTGCGTTGCATACGCTTGTTATTGGGGCCGGGCAGGCCGGGCTAGCGGCCGCCTACTACCTCCGCCAAGCCGGCGTGCCGTTCATCGTCCTGGATGAGCGGGCGGCCGTGGGAGAGGTGTGGGCCACGCGCTACGACTCACTATGCTTGTTTTCGCCCGCTTGGGCCAGCAACCTGCCGGGACTAGCGTGGCCCGGTGAGGCCCGCCGCTACCCCAGTAAGGCTGAAGCCGCGGCCTATTTGCAACAGTACGCCCGCCACTTCCAGCTGCCCATTGAAACGCAGCAGCGGGTGCAGGTTGTGCGGCCCATTCCTGGGGGGTATGAGGTAGTAACTGCCACTGGCCGCCGCTTCGAGGCTAAACACGTCATAGTATGTACCGGGCCTTACTCTGCCCCCAAGGTTCCGGAGTTCAGCCATGCGCTTCCTGCCTCAGTGGTGCAGCTGCACAGCAGCGCCTATCAGCGGCCCAGCCACCTGGCGGGTACGGGCCCAGTGGGCGTGGTGGGTAGCGGCAACTCGGCCCTGCAAATAGCCGCCGACCTGGCCGCTACTGGTCGGCCGGTGTGGGTAGCCTTTGATGAAGGTACGCCGGCCATGCCCAACAACACGGCCATGTGGGCGCTTCTGCTGAGTACCCGCATGCTACAGGCCAGCCGCAACTCCCCGGTTGGCCGCCTGATGCGCAGTCAGCCCGAGCCAGTGGTCAGCGCCGACCTGAAGCGGCTGCGGCGGTTTCCGAACGTGCGGTTTATGGGCCGGGCCTTAGGTGCTACCCCCGAGGGTGCTCTGCAAGGAAAGACAGCTACTACGCCGGCCCTGGAGGCAGTTATTTGGGCCACCGGCTTCCGGCCCGACTACAACTGGCTTCAGGTGCCGGGGGCGCTCAGCCCCGCGGGGGAGCCCCAACACGAGCGGGGCCTGAGCCCAGTACCGGGGCTGGCTTTTCTGGGCCTGCCGTGGCTGCACAGCCGGCGCTCGGCGCTCATGGGTGGGGTCGGGGCCGATGCTCAGTTTGTGGTAAACCACCTCGTGAAAAAGACATAA